One region of Paenibacillus polymyxa M1 genomic DNA includes:
- a CDS encoding flippase, whose translation MTLVKKRAKPRRSLLVNTSWLFGDKMIRMVFGLAVSIIMARVLGPEELGKWNYAESFFGMFLIFTTLGFDSILVRDLVKHPKDEHELLGTAVLLKLLGTLVAIVLSYSFISLLRPEDSSVRLINLILATASVFQLFDIIDYWFRAQMLSKYTVVAKNTAFVLGSTVKIILLLSGIPIWAVALCAHGEFLLGSLLLLYFFHKEGRRVNKWTFRFTTARRIMNHSWPLILSSSAVYVQARIDQVIIGELLGNEAVGQYSVALRLIEVLGFIPVVLTTAYAPVVTRSKQKGSDEYRRTLSNVYRLMFICFLVTSVPLFFLSQWVVVVLYGREFAEAGSLLSLFAIRLFFTNFSVAKSLFITNENLFKYTLLTSVIGAVTNIAFNYALIPWLGVRGSLVATILSFTISVFLMDLLFKEVKANLGWMMKSILTFWHVHITVPKVGENNHDTD comes from the coding sequence ATGACATTAGTCAAGAAACGTGCCAAACCGCGCAGAAGTTTGCTGGTGAATACATCCTGGCTGTTCGGTGACAAAATGATTCGCATGGTATTCGGGCTGGCGGTTAGCATCATCATGGCGAGAGTGTTGGGACCAGAGGAACTGGGAAAATGGAATTATGCGGAATCCTTTTTCGGGATGTTCCTGATTTTCACGACCCTTGGCTTTGATTCTATATTAGTACGCGATCTTGTCAAACACCCTAAGGATGAGCACGAGCTATTGGGTACGGCGGTTCTGCTGAAGTTGTTAGGTACTTTGGTAGCCATTGTACTGTCCTATTCCTTTATTTCACTGCTCAGACCGGAAGACAGTTCAGTACGGTTAATTAATCTGATTCTGGCTACGGCCTCGGTATTTCAGTTGTTTGATATTATCGACTACTGGTTTCGTGCACAGATGTTGTCCAAATATACGGTTGTTGCCAAGAATACCGCCTTTGTCCTCGGTTCCACCGTCAAAATCATTCTATTGTTGTCCGGTATTCCAATCTGGGCAGTGGCGTTGTGTGCTCATGGAGAGTTTCTGCTGGGAAGCCTGCTGCTGCTGTATTTCTTCCATAAGGAAGGACGGCGTGTGAACAAGTGGACGTTCCGCTTCACAACTGCTCGGCGAATCATGAATCACAGCTGGCCGCTTATTTTGTCCTCCTCCGCTGTATATGTACAGGCACGGATTGATCAGGTCATTATCGGTGAATTGTTGGGAAACGAAGCAGTCGGGCAATACTCCGTTGCACTCCGACTCATCGAGGTGCTGGGCTTTATCCCGGTGGTGCTAACGACAGCCTATGCCCCGGTGGTGACGCGTTCCAAGCAGAAAGGAAGCGACGAATACAGACGGACGTTGTCTAACGTGTATCGGCTGATGTTTATATGCTTTCTTGTGACATCAGTCCCCTTATTTTTTCTATCCCAATGGGTAGTAGTTGTGCTGTATGGGAGAGAGTTTGCTGAAGCAGGCTCGCTGTTGTCATTGTTTGCGATTCGTCTATTTTTCACCAACTTTAGTGTCGCCAAAAGCTTGTTTATCACCAATGAAAATTTGTTCAAATACACGTTGCTGACCTCGGTAATAGGTGCGGTTACGAATATCGCCTTCAATTACGCGCTGATCCCATGGCTTGGGGTTAGAGGGTCCTTAGTGGCGACGATATTGTCCTTTACGATATCTGTATTTCTAATGGATTTGTTGTTTAAGGAAGTCAAAGCCAATTTGGGTTGGATGATGAAGTCAATCCTGACCTTCTGGCATGTTCATATTACAGTACCGAAAGTTGGAGAGAACAATCATGATACCGATTAA
- a CDS encoding GDP-L-fucose synthase family protein translates to MEFHSNIYVAGHNGLVGSAIVRALQKAGYRHIITRTSRELDLRNKEAVDHFFDTEPVDYVFLAAAKVGGILANNEYPADFIRDNLLIQTNVIDAAYRKNVSKLLFLGSTCIYPKFAPQPLREEYLLTGELEPTNEAYAVAKIAGITMCQSYNRQYGTRFISVMPTNLYGPGDNFDLQTSHVLPALIRKFHEAKLNQSPTVEVWGSGTPRREFLHSDDLADACLFLMNNYEGNEIVNIGVGEDISIRELAERVKNVVGYEGEITFNTSVPDGTPRKLVDVSRISGLGWSARISLEEGLRSVYQAFQGLDLVEQ, encoded by the coding sequence ATGGAGTTTCATTCCAACATTTATGTAGCAGGGCACAATGGACTGGTAGGTTCCGCTATTGTCCGAGCGCTTCAGAAAGCGGGATATCGTCATATTATTACTCGCACAAGCCGTGAACTGGATCTGCGCAATAAAGAGGCCGTAGATCATTTTTTTGATACAGAGCCCGTGGATTATGTATTTCTGGCAGCAGCCAAGGTGGGCGGGATTTTGGCCAATAACGAATATCCGGCTGATTTTATCCGTGACAATCTGCTTATACAAACCAATGTGATTGATGCGGCATACCGGAAGAATGTAAGCAAGCTGTTATTCCTAGGCTCTACATGTATCTATCCCAAATTTGCTCCACAGCCGTTGCGAGAAGAATATCTGCTTACAGGTGAGCTTGAGCCTACCAACGAGGCCTATGCGGTTGCTAAAATTGCCGGGATCACAATGTGTCAGTCCTACAACCGTCAGTATGGAACCCGTTTTATTTCGGTGATGCCTACGAATTTATATGGTCCGGGCGACAATTTTGATCTCCAAACCTCTCATGTGCTACCTGCGCTGATCCGCAAGTTTCATGAGGCTAAGCTGAATCAATCTCCGACTGTAGAAGTATGGGGCTCCGGTACGCCTCGGCGAGAATTTCTTCATTCGGATGATTTGGCTGATGCCTGTCTATTCCTGATGAATAACTATGAGGGAAATGAGATTGTAAATATTGGTGTGGGTGAGGATATTTCCATCCGTGAGCTAGCTGAACGAGTCAAAAATGTAGTCGGCTATGAGGGCGAAATTACTTTTAATACTTCCGTTCCTGACGGAACGCCGCGCAAGTTGGTAGATGTATCTCGGATTTCCGGGCTGGGCTGGTCGGCGCGTATTTCACTAGAAGAAGGATTAAGGTCTGTATACCAGGCATTTCAAGGTCTGGATCTGGTTGAACAATAA
- a CDS encoding CpsD/CapB family tyrosine-protein kinase, producing the protein MPRLINNQLVTSLHAQSSVSEEYRMLRTNIQFSSIDEPIEVMMVASAQAGEGRTVTISNLAVTYAQEGKKVLVMDMDLRRSSLHHMFGLRNHTGLTRVLANQQTWQDVVQETGIDHLHAITAGPNPPNPSEMLSSRRMKALLVELKEHYDVILMDTPPLLSFPDGLIVSAMCDGVILVVQAGKVKKDVVKKAKANLERVKARILGVVLNNVKRRAERGVEERNLT; encoded by the coding sequence ATGCCGCGATTAATCAATAATCAGCTCGTTACATCCTTGCATGCTCAGTCTTCCGTGTCGGAGGAGTACCGCATGCTCCGCACTAACATCCAGTTTTCTTCTATAGACGAGCCGATTGAGGTGATGATGGTGGCGTCCGCTCAGGCGGGTGAAGGCAGAACAGTCACGATTAGCAATTTAGCTGTAACCTATGCACAAGAAGGAAAAAAGGTGCTGGTTATGGACATGGATTTGCGTCGGTCCTCCTTGCATCATATGTTTGGTTTGCGCAATCATACAGGGCTTACACGGGTACTTGCCAATCAACAGACATGGCAGGATGTGGTTCAGGAAACCGGGATTGATCATCTGCATGCGATCACGGCTGGACCGAATCCACCCAATCCGTCCGAGATGCTCAGTTCCCGTAGAATGAAGGCTCTACTAGTTGAGCTCAAAGAACATTATGATGTGATTCTGATGGATACGCCACCCCTGCTGTCTTTTCCGGATGGCCTCATTGTAAGTGCCATGTGTGATGGTGTCATTTTGGTAGTGCAGGCAGGGAAGGTCAAAAAGGATGTCGTTAAGAAGGCGAAGGCAAATTTGGAAAGAGTAAAGGCCCGCATTTTGGGTGTAGTGCTCAATAACGTGAAGCGCCGCGCCGAGCGTGGTGTGGAGGAACGCAATCTGACATGA
- the gmd gene encoding GDP-mannose 4,6-dehydratase, translating to MKKALITGITGQDGSYLAELLLSKDYEVYGVRRRTSTPNFENVAHIQNDIHWLSGDMTDLASLIEAVRQSNPDEVYNLAAQSFVAASWPQPLATGQITALSVTNMLEAVRIAKPEARFYQASSSEMFGKVLETPQTEMTPFYPRSPYGVAKVYGHWITVNYRESFDMFACSGILFNHESPRRGLEFVTRKVSDAVARIKLGLQQELRMGNLDSLRDWGFAGDYVKAMWLMLQQDRPDDYVISTGEMHSVRELLQIAFSHVGLNYEDYVVIDPQFVRPAEVDLLLGDCAKAKEKLGWRLEVGFEQLVRMMVDADLERVKRQAAVEASVVV from the coding sequence ATGAAAAAAGCGCTGATCACTGGGATTACCGGACAAGACGGGTCTTATCTGGCTGAGTTGCTGCTGTCCAAGGATTACGAGGTGTACGGGGTGCGCAGACGAACCAGCACACCGAACTTTGAAAATGTAGCGCATATCCAGAATGACATTCACTGGCTTTCTGGTGATATGACCGATCTGGCTTCGCTGATCGAAGCCGTCCGTCAGTCCAACCCGGATGAAGTCTACAACTTGGCTGCTCAATCCTTTGTAGCGGCCTCATGGCCGCAGCCCTTGGCTACAGGGCAAATTACAGCATTATCTGTCACCAATATGCTGGAGGCGGTTCGAATTGCCAAGCCGGAGGCGCGCTTTTATCAGGCTTCAAGCAGCGAGATGTTCGGTAAGGTACTGGAGACGCCGCAGACAGAAATGACCCCGTTTTACCCACGTAGTCCTTATGGTGTCGCCAAGGTGTACGGCCATTGGATTACAGTCAACTACCGCGAAAGCTTTGATATGTTTGCTTGCTCCGGTATATTGTTCAATCACGAATCGCCCCGCCGAGGGTTGGAGTTTGTAACACGCAAAGTGTCGGATGCAGTAGCTCGTATCAAGCTGGGATTGCAGCAGGAGCTGCGTATGGGGAATTTGGATTCCCTGCGAGACTGGGGTTTTGCAGGGGATTATGTAAAGGCGATGTGGCTGATGCTTCAGCAGGATCGACCAGATGATTACGTGATTTCCACGGGAGAAATGCATTCTGTGCGTGAACTGCTGCAAATTGCTTTTTCTCATGTAGGTTTAAATTACGAGGATTACGTCGTGATTGATCCGCAATTTGTTCGACCGGCAGAGGTAGATCTATTGCTTGGCGATTGTGCCAAGGCGAAGGAAAAGCTGGGCTGGCGATTGGAAGTCGGCTTCGAGCAGCTTGTTCGTATGATGGTGGATGCAGATTTGGAGCGTGTAAAAAGGCAGGCTGCAGTCGAAGCTTCTGTCGTCGTGTAA
- a CDS encoding helix-turn-helix domain-containing protein: MNYGTRIAELREHKGLKQEELAQSLGITRAALSHYEKNRRKPDFETLTKLADIFEVTIDYLVGRTSHPTAILDSDVREFVDQLELSDENILQRFNLTIDGRTLSEEEAKRFIAFVRMERMME; encoded by the coding sequence ATGAATTATGGAACCCGCATCGCTGAATTACGAGAACATAAGGGACTAAAACAAGAGGAATTAGCGCAATCCCTCGGAATTACGCGGGCGGCTCTTTCTCACTATGAAAAAAATAGACGCAAGCCAGACTTTGAGACCCTGACCAAGCTCGCTGATATTTTCGAGGTAACCATCGATTATTTGGTGGGACGTACGAGCCACCCGACAGCAATATTGGATTCAGATGTGAGGGAATTTGTGGATCAGCTTGAACTGTCCGACGAGAATATCCTGCAACGTTTTAACCTGACGATTGACGGACGCACCTTGTCTGAGGAAGAAGCCAAACGTTTTATCGCGTTTGTTCGAATGGAACGAATGATGGAATAA
- a CDS encoding YveK family protein, which produces MQLKEYIRLIRKRMWLIGSIVLLVCTVVGIKNVYFTPQVYEATAKLIINQTPRPDRAGVVDYSVVQTNIALTNSYKQIMISSAIMDQVVASFPDLKVTPSALAQKLRVNTAGDSQVMDVTVRDLSYTKAVKTVNAVAKVFKRQIPSIMKMDNVTILSEASLNDPAVPVNNNPAIQIFIAFAISLLLGIGLAFLLEVLDDTFKNEEDIEKELGLPTLSLITKMKKEDRRSDSSTTTPKQVGEGQYAAINQ; this is translated from the coding sequence GTGCAGTTGAAAGAGTACATCCGTTTGATCCGCAAAAGAATGTGGTTGATTGGTAGCATTGTACTGCTGGTGTGTACTGTAGTAGGCATAAAAAATGTATATTTTACCCCGCAGGTTTATGAAGCTACCGCCAAGCTCATTATTAATCAGACGCCACGACCGGACCGTGCAGGTGTCGTCGATTACAGTGTGGTGCAAACCAACATAGCCTTAACGAACTCCTATAAGCAAATTATGATCTCCTCGGCGATTATGGACCAGGTGGTCGCCAGCTTCCCCGATCTTAAGGTTACTCCGTCAGCTTTGGCGCAAAAATTGAGAGTGAACACCGCAGGTGACTCACAGGTCATGGATGTAACAGTCCGCGACTTGTCGTATACAAAGGCTGTGAAAACCGTCAATGCGGTAGCCAAAGTATTCAAACGGCAAATCCCCTCTATCATGAAAATGGACAATGTCACCATCCTAAGCGAAGCCAGCCTGAATGATCCAGCAGTTCCCGTGAACAATAATCCCGCTATACAGATTTTTATTGCTTTTGCCATTTCTTTATTGCTGGGAATAGGCTTGGCGTTTTTGCTGGAGGTATTGGATGATACATTTAAAAATGAGGAAGATATTGAAAAAGAACTTGGTCTGCCTACCCTATCCCTGATTACAAAAATGAAAAAAGAAGATAGACGCTCTGACAGCTCTACTACAACTCCTAAACAGGTAGGTGAGGGACAATATGCCGCGATTAATCAATAA
- a CDS encoding sugar transferase, with product MSSSRSNKAKVLSASVDVYSVAHGLERRQGWSVYPFVKRSMDIILSFIGIIVLCPVFLLVILLIKLEDPKGSALFYQIRIGKHERPFRMIKFRSMVSDAEARLSALLVENEIEGAMFKMRDDPRITRVGRFLRRTSIDELPQLFNVLRGHMSLVGPRPPLPREVHDYTMRDKLRLTVTPGCTGLWQISGRNHLSFDQMVELDLEYISRRSFRTDMIIMLKTFRVLLGSKDAY from the coding sequence GTGTCTTCTTCCCGCTCGAACAAGGCCAAAGTGCTGAGCGCGTCAGTAGATGTATATTCGGTCGCTCATGGGCTTGAACGACGACAAGGATGGAGCGTATATCCGTTCGTGAAGCGAAGTATGGACATTATACTGTCTTTTATTGGAATCATCGTACTGTGCCCGGTATTTCTGCTCGTCATTTTGTTGATCAAGCTGGAGGACCCCAAAGGAAGTGCATTATTTTATCAAATCCGTATTGGTAAACATGAGCGACCGTTTCGCATGATCAAATTTCGTTCCATGGTGTCTGATGCCGAGGCCAGATTGTCTGCATTGCTGGTGGAAAATGAAATTGAGGGTGCGATGTTCAAAATGCGGGACGATCCCCGAATTACCCGTGTGGGCCGCTTTCTTCGCAGAACGAGCATCGACGAACTACCGCAACTCTTCAATGTACTGCGTGGGCATATGAGCCTTGTAGGACCCAGACCCCCATTGCCAAGAGAAGTTCATGATTACACCATGAGGGATAAGCTGCGTCTGACGGTCACACCGGGCTGCACCGGACTATGGCAGATCAGCGGTCGTAATCATCTAAGCTTTGACCAGATGGTAGAACTGGATTTGGAGTACATATCTAGACGCAGCTTCCGCACGGATATGATCATCATGCTGAAAACATTCCGTGTGCTGCTGGGCTCCAAGGATGCATATTAA